The Candidatus Celerinatantimonas neptuna DNA segment ATCGCGATCAGAGCAGGCTATTATGGTTGATTTTCAGCGGTATGCCCCGTCCTATGATAATCCGGCTGCTTTTATTGCTTCTCCTATTTATACGCCAAAAGGGAAATTGATGGGGGTTTTAGCTGCTCAATTTCCTGTTGAGGATCTAAACGCAATGATGAGTCAGCGTAGCGGTATGGGAAAAACAGGAGAATCATTGTTAATCGGTCATGATCAGCTGGTTCGTACCGATTCGTATTTGCAGCCAAAACGGTTTAATGTAATACGTTCCTTCCTGTTCCCTGGGCAATCGCGTTTAAATAGTGAAGCAGCCAGCCGCGCTCTGGCCGGGCAGTCAGGGATTGATTTTCTGACCGATTATACAGGCAAAGAAGTTCTCGCAGCCTATGCGCCATTTAAATACAAAGGACTTAATTGGGCGATTGTGGTTAAAAAAGGTCGTGATGAAGCACTGGCTTCAGTCCGGAATTTATGGGTGGTGGGTTGTAGTATATTTATTGTGACTTTGGTTGTTGTGGTTGTGATTGCCATTTATTTTACCCGTCTGGTGCTTAAACCTCTGGGGGCAGAACCCGTTCTTATGCAACAAATTGCCCGTTCGATTGCAAAAGGGGATTTGACGGTCAATGTTCCTCCCTGCGATCGTAAAACCGTTATGGGGACGTTGGATGAAATGGTTCAGAATTTGCGACATATGGTTTCGCAAATTACGGAACAAACCCATGAACAGCACCAAATTGCTCATCAGCTTTCCAGCGTCAGTGAGCAGACTAATCAGTCATTGCATGAACAGGCTGGACATACCACGATGGCTGCTACATCTGTGACACAGATGAGCAAAAGTTTTCGTGAAGTTTCTGAAAATATTCAAAGTGCAGTCGGACGCTCAAATGACTCGAAAAATCAGATTGAACAGAGTAGCGCAGATGTGATTGCAACTTCTAATGTTTTGCATGAAGTCGCTGATGAGTTTAAAGCAAGTGCACAGACGGTGGATGATTTGACCGGTGAGGTTAGCCGGATTTCTACAGCACTCGAGAGTATTCAGAAAATTGCTGATCAGACTAATTTATTAGCGCTCAATGCCGCAATTGAAGCGGCGCGGGCGGGTGAAAATGGACGGGGCTTTGCGGTGGTAGCTGATGAAGTGCGGGCTTTGGCATCGAATACCCAGCAGGAAACTGAACAGATTAGTGATATTATTCAGGCCTTGCAGAATAGTTCGGAGGCGACGCAGTCACAGATGAAAACTAGCGTTGACCGAGCCGAGAAAGTGTGTGAGCAAGCTGCGCAAACGGCTGAAAAACTGCGCTCCGCTGCTTCTTCGCTTGATGAAGTTGCGCAGATGAATAATAACGTTGCCAGTGCTTCAGAAGAGCAGAACCATGTGGCGATGGAAATAAGTGGTAATGTCGAGTCACTTCGCTCTGCGATTACTGAGACCGAGAAGTCGATGAATAAAATTGCGGCTTCAAGTAGCGCGATTGCTAAAAGTTCGGATAATCTTCAGAATATGATTAAACAGTTTAGAGTTTAATCATATTGGGTCGACTTGAGCAAAATGCTTTTGCTGATGGCATAGTTCCAGCCAAGCCTGAGTGGTGCGTGATAAGTAACGTTCTGAATGCCAGATTGCCCCTAGTTTCCAGTCGATCGAAGGTGAGATTTTTTTAGCGATAACGCCTTGTTGATGAATGCGCTGACACAAAGGTTGAGGCAAAAAAGCCACACCACCACTTTTAACCAGCGCGACTAAAAAATCCCATTGACTGCTTCGGGCTGCAATCTGAGGGGTAAATCCAGCACTTTTACAAATGCGATAGATATAGCCACTTAACGTAAATTCTTCCGTGTAGGAATAAAACGGCTCGTCTTTGAGCTGTGTCCATCGAATGGTATCGGTTTTTTGCCAGCGTGGTTCATCGGGCAATATAGCAAAAATCGGATAACTAACAAAAGGCAGTGTGTTAAGACGTTTATCTGTTTGTGGCGAGATCATAGTAATCGCGACATCTAGCTCGCCTTCAAGTACCGCTTGTTCTATCTTTCGTCCGCCATATTCAAGAATCGTGAGTTCAACCTCTGGGTAAGACTGGCGATACTGACGAATCAAATTGGCAAACAGATGGCCGACCATTGGAGGTATCCCGACATTTAAATGGCCGGTTTTGAGCTGATTGAGATCGTTTAGTTCTGCTTTTAGCTGCTTCATCTGTCTTAAAACAACCTGCGCGCTCTGATAAACGGCTTCACCGGCATCGGTTAACCAAAAACGATGTCCATCGCGATGAAGCAGTGGCTGACCTAATTCTGCTTCGAGATTTTTGATCATTTTGCTGATGGTCGGTTGAGTGACAAAGAGCTTCTCTGATGCTCTGGTAAAGCTTTGTTGCTTGACCAGCTCAACAAAATAACGAAGCATTTTAATATCCATAGTGTTCTTCGAATGATGTGTTTTTAATCATGCTATTTTGGCATAAAAAAAATAAAAAAAAGTCATTTCTTGATTATTTTGTTCCTGCATATAATGTGAGCTACATCACATACAAAGAGGTTGTTTTCGATGAATCGGTTGCAGTCTTTCGCCTTGACTATTGTTCAGGTGATTGTCCTTACATTATTCTGGCTGGTTGCTCAACGCGTAGTTCAATATTTTCATTTTCCCATTCCTGCGAATCTGGTAGGGATGATCCTGCTGTTTATTTTTATATTGACCGGTGTGGTACGAGCGGACTGGCTGCGTAAGGGGGCAACATGGTTGGTGGCCGAGATGCTGCTTTTCTTTGTTCCTGCCGTTATGGCGGTGATGAAGTATCCAACGCTGATTCGTCAACATGGATTACAAATTGTCTCGGTGATTTTTCTGAGCACATTATGCGTGATTATAGTGACAGCGATTGTTGTCGATAGAATGCATCGTATTGAGTTAGGTTTGGCTTTGCGTCATCGTCGTCATCAGGCGTTGAAAAATGCTAAAAGAAGGGATCAATGATGTTGGGTTCCTGGTTGGCTCCGGTCTGTTTTGTATTAACCGTTATTTTGTACTTCATGACTAAGTGGCTTTACAGTAAGAGAAAATCGATTCTGGTGATGCCATTGTTGTTGGCACCTTTGTTGATTTTAGCTGTATTGTTTGTCCTTCATATTCCTTATCATACTTATATGAAAGACTCCCATTGGCTGCTTTGGATGTTAGGGCCTGCAACCGTTGCGTTTGCGATTCCGGTCTATGATCAACGTCAGTTGATCAAACGGCACTGGCTTTCATTGTCGGTTGGAGTGACTGTATCGGTGATTGTAGCTGTCGGCAGTAGCGTGATGATCGCCCGGCTTTTCCATCTTTCGGATATCTTGCAAAGAAGCTTGGCAGTGCGGTCTATTACGACGCCTTTTGCGATTGAAGCAGCAAAATCAATTGGCGGTAAAAGTGACCTGACGGCTGTATTCGTCGTGATTACCGGGGTTTTTGGTATGGCGATTGGTGAGTTTATGATGGCGATTATTTCGATTCGCTCCCGCCTTGGACTTGGTGCCGGATTTGGCGCTTCAGCTCATGGCGCGGGTACTGCAAAAGCGTATCAGATTGGTCATACCGAAGGTGCAGTTTCTAGCGTCATTATGATGCTTGCCGGGATGATTACGGTTTGTCTTGCACCTTTTCTCGGTAAATTACTTTGGTCTTAACTTTCTGGCCTTATTTAAACGCGCTGTGAAAGCGCGTTTAATCTAAACAAAATTTAATCAATGACGCTAAATATTAGTCACCTCAACTTGGGATAAAGTGCCTTAGCGTAGTCGCTGCAAGATTATCCCTGATTGATTTCCCATTTAGGAAAAGGATCGGGTAGTGTTTGCCAATAACTTTCTCCTTTAAGTAATTCCTCTTCATCAAGCAGGCATTGATTAAGTGACTCAATGATCTGTTCCTGATTGAGATCCTGCCCGATGAATACCAGTTCCTGGCGCATATCGCCAAAAGGTTCAACCCAGTTCTTTTGGATTGCTTCGAGTTGTTCACGACTTTCGGGCCAGTATTCTTTAGGAACCGCTTTCCAGAACAGACCTGCCTGTCCGTATCGGGCCATTCCTCCGGCCTGGCTCCATTGACCGGCAAATTCGGGTTGGGTTGCCAGCCAAAAATAGCCTTTGGAGCGTAACAATTTTCCTATCGTTTGTGTGTTGTGTAGAAAATCATAGAATTTTTTCGGGTGAAAAGGACGTCTGGCGACATAACTGAAACTTGATATTCCATATTCTTCTGTTTCAGGAACATGTTCTCCCCGAAGTTCTTTGAGCCAGCCTGGTGCTTGACTGGCCTGTTCAAAATTGAATAACCCTGTTCCCAGAACATCGCTAACATCAACCTCTCCATTTTGAATAGGGGTCAAACGTGCTGTCGTATTGAGTGTTTTAAGTATGGCAATGAGGTGGTCGAGCTTTGAAGCTTCAACCAGATCGATTTTACTAATTAAAATGACATCAGCAAATTCAACCTGTTCAATCAGCAGGTCACTGACGCTGCGGTTATCGCCATCGTCGATCGATTCTCCGATTTGTGTCAGGTTTTGTGCCGTTTCGTAGTCTTGAATAAAGTTGACTGCATCAACGACCGTGACCATGGTATCCAGTGTGGCTAAGTCTGCGAGTGATGAGCCGTCTTCATCGGTAAAGGTAAATGTTTCTGCAACTGGAAGCGGTTCAGAAATTCCGGTTGATTCGATCAATAGATAATCGAATTGGTTGCTTTTAGCAAGATGACTTACTTCGATGAGTAAGTCTTCACGTAATGTACAGCAAATACAACCATTGCTCATTTCGACCAGTTTTTCTTCATG contains these protein-coding regions:
- the lrgA gene encoding Antiholin-like protein LrgA gives rise to the protein MNRLQSFALTIVQVIVLTLFWLVAQRVVQYFHFPIPANLVGMILLFIFILTGVVRADWLRKGATWLVAEMLLFFVPAVMAVMKYPTLIRQHGLQIVSVIFLSTLCVIIVTAIVVDRMHRIELGLALRHRRHQALKNAKRRDQ
- the yciC_1 gene encoding Putative metal chaperone YciC, whose amino-acid sequence is MISENKALPVTVLSGFLGAGKTTVLSHILNNRQGKKVAVIVNDMSEINIDSSILANEVTLNHHEEKLVEMSNGCICCTLREDLLIEVSHLAKSNQFDYLLIESTGISEPLPVAETFTFTDEDGSSLADLATLDTMVTVVDAVNFIQDYETAQNLTQIGESIDDGDNRSVSDLLIEQVEFADVILISKIDLVEASKLDHLIAILKTLNTTARLTPIQNGEVDVSDVLGTGLFNFEQASQAPGWLKELRGEHVPETEEYGISSFSYVARRPFHPKKFYDFLHNTQTIGKLLRSKGYFWLATQPEFAGQWSQAGGMARYGQAGLFWKAVPKEYWPESREQLEAIQKNWVEPFGDMRQELVFIGQDLNQEQIIESLNQCLLDEEELLKGESYWQTLPDPFPKWEINQG
- the yohK gene encoding Inner membrane protein YohK, whose product is MLGSWLAPVCFVLTVILYFMTKWLYSKRKSILVMPLLLAPLLILAVLFVLHIPYHTYMKDSHWLLWMLGPATVAFAIPVYDQRQLIKRHWLSLSVGVTVSVIVAVGSSVMIARLFHLSDILQRSLAVRSITTPFAIEAAKSIGGKSDLTAVFVVITGVFGMAIGEFMMAIISIRSRLGLGAGFGASAHGAGTAKAYQIGHTEGAVSSVIMMLAGMITVCLAPFLGKLLWS
- the cynR_2 gene encoding HTH-type transcriptional regulator CynR; translated protein: MLRYFVELVKQQSFTRASEKLFVTQPTISKMIKNLEAELGQPLLHRDGHRFWLTDAGEAVYQSAQVVLRQMKQLKAELNDLNQLKTGHLNVGIPPMVGHLFANLIRQYRQSYPEVELTILEYGGRKIEQAVLEGELDVAITMISPQTDKRLNTLPFVSYPIFAILPDEPRWQKTDTIRWTQLKDEPFYSYTEEFTLSGYIYRICKSAGFTPQIAARSSQWDFLVALVKSGGVAFLPQPLCQRIHQQGVIAKKISPSIDWKLGAIWHSERYLSRTTQAWLELCHQQKHFAQVDPI